The window ATCGGCGCTCGCACCCGGTATCGCCGTCGGAGGCTTCGTCGCCGGGTGCTTCGGCGGCGTCTTCCCCGAGAGGGCGGGCTGGTACATGAAGCAGCTTCCGCTGCTGGTGGGCCTGATCACAACGCTCTCGAGCCTCGGCGGACCTGCGGATCGCGCACGCGCGGGCTATGGGTACTGGCCGCTGCAGGGAGCGATTGGTTGGGTCGCCGTCGAGCTCGTGCGCTCGCTCATCCCCGCGCTCGGGACCTGGGGCTTCCTCGGCTACGCGCTCTACAGGCAGACCTGGCTCCTGCAGCCGGTCGCGATCTTCGGCACGTTCGGGCTCGACCTTCTCGTCGTGCTCGTGAGCTACGCGCTCGCCCTCCTGCTCTTCGCGTGGCTCGATCGACGGAGAGGTCGCGACGGCCGTCCGGGAGAAGGAGAAGGCGCGTTCGTCCCGATGCCGCTCGCCGTGCGTTGGTGTGCGGGCGTCGCCGCCGCGTGCGTGCTGTGGGGATCGCTAAGCGTCGCCATGCTTCCGCGCGGCGCGGGCGCGCCCACGGTGCGGGTCGCGGCGCTGCAACCCGGCTATCGATGGAAGCGGAACGTCCACTCGCGAGAGGAGCGCGATCGCGCGATCCTCGAGGCGCTCACCGATCAGACCCGGCGCGCCGCCGCGCAAGGGGCGCGATTTATCGTCTGGCCCGAGTCGGCGCTGCACGCCGATCCTCGGATCGTCTATCGCGAGCCGCTCGCTGCGCTCGCGAAGGAGGTCGGCGCCTATCTCTTCGTCGGCTACTTGGTCGAGACGCCCGCGGGTCGTCGCAACGAGGTCGTCACCATCGCCCCCGACGGCGCGTTCCTCGGCATCTACGGCAAGGATCACCCGGTCAGCTTCCTCGGCGGGACGAGCATCACGCGAGGGACCTACCCCACGTACGCGACGCCGTTCGGCGTGGTCGGCGCCGTGATCTGCGCCGACATCGACTTCACCGACACGCCGCGCAAGCTCGCGCGCAACGGCGCGAAGATCCTCTTCGTCCCGTCGGCGGACTGGCCCGAGATCTCGACCAAGCACTACGTCCTCGCGGTCTTCCGCGCGCTCGAGACGGGTTCCGCGGTCGTGAAGTCCGAGTATGGACGCGACTCCGCCCTCGTTGACGGCTATGGAGCGATGCTCGCGAGCGTCGTCACGCCCGGGGGGAGCGAGGCCGTGCTCGTCGCCGACGTCGCCGCTCGACCGGGCCTGCCGCTCGCCGCGCGCTGGGGGGACTGGGTGGGTTGGCTGTGCGTGGCTGCGCTCGTCGTGCGCAGGCTCGCGCGGCTGCGGGGTCGCGGGACGCCGAAGCTTCAGAGCAGGGCTGACCCGTGACCGTGCCGCCGATTGGCTCCCGGACTGCCAACCTGCGCCTCCGCGAAAAAGCCACGTAGTTGACATAATATATCTTATCGGACATCCGGTTGTAGGCGCAAAGCAGCGACGATGCCACCAAGAGTGAAAATACCGGGCGAAGTTGGGTCATAATTTTTGCTTATCTGAACTGATGATCGAATCAATTAGACTAATCTCGCGCTCGCACCTAGCTTGCCTCCGAAAGGCGGCCGGAGCCAATGTCGAAGATGCCCATCCAGAAGTATCGCCCGTTCACCCCCGTAGATTTGCCCGATCGGGCCTGGCCCTCGCACACGATCACGCGTGCGCCCCTCTGGTGCAGCGTCGACCTACGTGATGGCAACCAGGCGCTCGTGGAGCCGATGGGCCCGGACCGCAAGCGCCGGATGTTCGTCGAGCTCGTCAGGATGGGCTTCAAGGAGATCGAGGTCGGCTTCCCCAGTGCGTCGCAGCCCGACTTCGACTTCGTGCGCGAGCTCATCGAGATGGACCAGATCCCCGACGACGTCACCATCCAGGTGCTCACCCAGGCTCGCGAGCACCTCATCCGCCGCACGTTCGAGGCGTTGCGCGGCGCGAAGCGCGCCATCGTCCACCTTTACAACTCGACGTCGACGCTACAACGCCGCGTGGTGTTCGGCCTTGATCGCCGCGCGATCCGTGACATCGCTGTGCGCGGCGCCGAGCTGTGCGCGCAGCTGGCGGCCGGCATCGACGGCACCGACGTCCGATTCGAGTACTCGCCCGAGAGCTTCACGGGCACGGAGCTCGACTTCGCCCTCGATGTCTGCGAGGGCGTCATGGACGCCTGGGGCGCGAGCGCCGAACGCAAGGTGATCCTCAACTTGCCAGCGACGGTCGAGCTGGCGACGCCCAACGTTTATGCCGATCAGATTGAGTGGATGGGCCGGCACCTCGTGCACCGAGACTGGGTCGTGCTGAGTTTGCACCCGCACAACGATCGCGGCACCGCCGTCGCCGCCGCCGAGCTGGGCGTGATGGCCGGCGCCGATCGGGTCGAGGGTACGCTGTTCGGCAACGGCGAGCGCACCGGAAACGTCGACGTCGTGACGCTCGCACTCAACCTGCTCACGCAAGGTGTGGATCCCGAACTGGAGATCCACGACATCGACGAGCTGGTCGCGGTGGCCGAGCACTGCAATCGGTTGCCCGTCCACCCGCGGCACCCCTACGCGGGCGGTCTCGTGTTTACTGCGTTCTCTGGCTCGCACCAGGACGCGATTCGCAAGGGCTTCGCGGCAAGCCGCAAGAACGGCGATGTCGAGTGGGCCGTACCGTACCTGCCCGTCGACCCGTCCGATCTCGGCCGCACGTACGAAGCGATCATCCGTATCAACAGCCAGTCCGGCAAGAGCGGCGTCGGCTACGTGCTCGAAGCAGACTTCGGGCTCCGCCTGCCGCGCGACCTGCTGGTCGAGTTCAGCCGGCGCGTGCAGACGCAGGCCGAGCGCTCGGGTGAGGAGGTCTCGCCGGCTACGATCTATGCGCTGTTCGAGTCCGAGTACCTCGACCGGGCCGACGACGCGGGCGCCGGCGTCTTCCGCCTCGACGAGCTGTCTCTCGCCGCGACGGCCTCGCCGAAGGGCGCCGTCGCCTTCACGACCTCCGTCAGCCGGGGCGGCGACAAACGACGACTTTCCTGCGCGGGTGCGGCGCCGGCCGCGGCACTCATCGCGGCACTGTACGCAGAGACGGGCCTCGATGTCTTTGTGTCGCACGAGTCGGCCGATCCGCTGCGCGCGCCCGACGAGGCCTTCGTGGCTTATGTCGAGCTCACGGCGGGCGTGTCATCATCGGTCTTTGGCGTGGCCCGCGGCACCACCCCGGTCGTCGCGACGATCGTGGCGACGATCCGCGCGCTCAATCACCTCCGCGCCATAGCGTCCGGCGCTCTTGGCCACTGGGGCGGCGCGCCAGTC of the Polyangia bacterium genome contains:
- a CDS encoding nitrilase-related carbon-nitrogen hydrolase, whose amino-acid sequence is MGTPARAGSVSAARAVRVAFGCALSALSAGMLTLAFAPHRAWYLVWIGFVPMLVAQHRVLPGRLSALAPGIAVGGFVAGCFGGVFPERAGWYMKQLPLLVGLITTLSSLGGPADRARAGYGYWPLQGAIGWVAVELVRSLIPALGTWGFLGYALYRQTWLLQPVAIFGTFGLDLLVVLVSYALALLLFAWLDRRRGRDGRPGEGEGAFVPMPLAVRWCAGVAAACVLWGSLSVAMLPRGAGAPTVRVAALQPGYRWKRNVHSREERDRAILEALTDQTRRAAAQGARFIVWPESALHADPRIVYREPLAALAKEVGAYLFVGYLVETPAGRRNEVVTIAPDGAFLGIYGKDHPVSFLGGTSITRGTYPTYATPFGVVGAVICADIDFTDTPRKLARNGAKILFVPSADWPEISTKHYVLAVFRALETGSAVVKSEYGRDSALVDGYGAMLASVVTPGGSEAVLVADVAARPGLPLAARWGDWVGWLCVAALVVRRLARLRGRGTPKLQSRADP
- the leuA gene encoding 2-isopropylmalate synthase; this translates as MSKMPIQKYRPFTPVDLPDRAWPSHTITRAPLWCSVDLRDGNQALVEPMGPDRKRRMFVELVRMGFKEIEVGFPSASQPDFDFVRELIEMDQIPDDVTIQVLTQAREHLIRRTFEALRGAKRAIVHLYNSTSTLQRRVVFGLDRRAIRDIAVRGAELCAQLAAGIDGTDVRFEYSPESFTGTELDFALDVCEGVMDAWGASAERKVILNLPATVELATPNVYADQIEWMGRHLVHRDWVVLSLHPHNDRGTAVAAAELGVMAGADRVEGTLFGNGERTGNVDVVTLALNLLTQGVDPELEIHDIDELVAVAEHCNRLPVHPRHPYAGGLVFTAFSGSHQDAIRKGFAASRKNGDVEWAVPYLPVDPSDLGRTYEAIIRINSQSGKSGVGYVLEADFGLRLPRDLLVEFSRRVQTQAERSGEEVSPATIYALFESEYLDRADDAGAGVFRLDELSLAATASPKGAVAFTTSVSRGGDKRRLSCAGAAPAAALIAALYAETGLDVFVSHESADPLRAPDEAFVAYVELTAGVSSSVFGVARGTTPVVATIVATIRALNHLRAIASGALGHWGGAPVASAISRGIFSD